Proteins found in one Fulvitalea axinellae genomic segment:
- a CDS encoding DUF4157 domain-containing protein: MFMPLQQKMVPKHASTLQRKPMAGPNGTASFEDRRPEAVAQRKIADIVSPAPQVLQQSSESDTVQAMTDSSSFFGEQPVQAMTEGPKKGSLDYVVQRASDIMGHDFSNVNVIQNSMSARSIGAHAYAQGNDIHVAQTLNMNRSFDQHLMGHELAHVVQQSKGIVQATGSVGGLPLNDNPQLESSADSWGQKLRHAL; the protein is encoded by the coding sequence ATGTTCATGCCTTTGCAACAAAAAATGGTCCCTAAGCACGCTTCCACATTGCAGCGCAAGCCAATGGCTGGACCCAACGGCACCGCCTCGTTCGAAGACCGGCGCCCGGAAGCCGTAGCCCAACGAAAAATAGCGGATATCGTGAGTCCCGCCCCACAAGTGCTCCAACAGTCCTCGGAATCAGATACGGTTCAGGCAATGACCGATTCGTCATCGTTTTTCGGCGAACAGCCTGTACAAGCCATGACCGAAGGACCTAAAAAAGGATCTCTTGATTACGTGGTTCAAAGAGCCTCTGACATTATGGGACATGATTTCTCAAATGTCAACGTGATTCAAAATTCCATGTCGGCAAGAAGCATCGGAGCCCACGCTTACGCTCAAGGCAACGACATCCACGTAGCCCAAACACTGAACATGAACCGCAGTTTTGACCAACATTTAATGGGGCATGAACTGGCGCACGTAGTACAGCAAAGCAAAGGAATCGTCCAAGCCACAGGATCAGTCGGAGGACTTCCTCTGAATGACAATCCACAATTGGAAAGCTCCGCGGATTCTTGGGGCCAAAAACTAAGACACGCACTTTAA
- a CDS encoding TonB family protein: MRTVPLLLLFLIGGSIHGFSQHVKKLHYISEGQETLDPKKANFYLEVPVLRKKETNVRHGKAQAFYIDGKKKFTGEYRQNLRHGIFQYFNKEGMKISEGEYANNEKFGIWKYWNEKGAPTLECKHLSFKQIAKVPANALWSIIENDRIIINQWNAQGEQTVTKGNGIYSGYYPNGKLKETGTLNRGRKTGTWRGYYTNGNRFYEEVYENNNLISGQSFDIEGAPEEYKVPYSLPIFKTGLKDFYSYVNEKLKYPKNAKKMRIQGPVYVKFSVSPQGAVENPTIVKGIGFGCDDEAIRLIEKTSGKWASALHKGKEISYDMTLPIVFKL, from the coding sequence ATGAGAACCGTCCCTCTTCTTCTCTTATTTTTAATCGGAGGATCTATACATGGATTTTCCCAACATGTCAAAAAATTACATTACATAAGCGAAGGACAAGAAACTCTTGATCCTAAAAAAGCCAACTTCTATCTGGAAGTGCCCGTCCTCCGAAAAAAAGAGACAAACGTAAGGCACGGAAAAGCCCAAGCCTTTTACATCGACGGAAAAAAGAAGTTCACAGGAGAATACCGGCAAAACTTACGACATGGAATATTCCAATACTTCAACAAAGAAGGAATGAAAATAAGCGAAGGGGAATACGCCAACAACGAGAAATTCGGAATCTGGAAATATTGGAACGAGAAAGGCGCACCGACACTGGAGTGCAAGCACCTATCATTTAAACAGATCGCCAAAGTCCCGGCCAACGCCCTCTGGTCCATTATCGAAAATGATCGCATAATAATCAACCAATGGAATGCCCAAGGCGAACAAACGGTCACCAAAGGTAATGGAATATACTCAGGCTATTACCCGAACGGAAAACTCAAAGAGACAGGCACGTTAAATAGAGGCCGAAAAACCGGCACATGGAGAGGTTACTACACTAACGGCAATCGATTTTACGAAGAAGTATACGAAAACAACAACCTCATTTCCGGGCAAAGCTTTGACATTGAAGGTGCTCCCGAAGAATATAAAGTCCCCTACTCGCTCCCTATTTTCAAAACAGGCCTCAAGGACTTTTACAGCTATGTAAACGAAAAGCTGAAGTACCCTAAAAACGCCAAGAAAATGCGGATCCAAGGCCCTGTCTACGTAAAGTTCTCAGTAAGCCCACAAGGGGCCGTAGAAAACCCGACAATAGTTAAAGGTATCGGCTTCGGCTGTGACGACGAAGCCATACGGCTGATAGAAAAGACCTCTGGCAAATGGGCCTCAGCCCTTCACAAAGGCAAAGAAATCAGTTATGACATGACGTTGCCGATCGTCTTCAAGCTTTAA
- a CDS encoding NAD-dependent epimerase/dehydratase family protein has translation MEKNALIAGATGLIGKSLAKQLANTGHYDNVFALVRKPVDLGSEKIKTIVCDFENLDGLDLPTISDLFCCLGTTIKKAGSQEAFRKVDFEYPLNFARWGREQGAERYFIVTAIGANAKSSVFYNKTKGEAEDAITKLQFSSTYFFRPSLLLGKRDEKRAGEDFAKTISGIMNLFLVGFLKKYRAIQASDVAKAICSVSVNSQKPEGLRILESDLIQKIADTETNR, from the coding sequence ATGGAAAAGAATGCGCTAATCGCCGGAGCCACCGGCCTTATCGGCAAGTCACTCGCCAAACAGCTTGCCAACACGGGACACTACGACAACGTCTTTGCCCTAGTGCGAAAACCTGTCGATTTAGGATCTGAAAAAATAAAAACAATAGTCTGCGATTTCGAAAATCTGGACGGCTTGGACCTCCCCACAATCTCGGACTTATTCTGCTGCCTCGGCACTACAATAAAGAAGGCCGGCTCACAGGAAGCTTTCCGGAAAGTTGATTTCGAATACCCGCTCAACTTCGCTCGCTGGGGAAGGGAACAAGGAGCGGAACGTTACTTCATAGTCACCGCAATTGGCGCCAACGCAAAGTCCTCGGTCTTTTATAATAAAACCAAAGGCGAAGCCGAAGACGCCATCACCAAGCTCCAATTTTCCAGCACATATTTCTTCCGCCCTTCTTTGTTACTTGGCAAAAGAGACGAAAAAAGAGCGGGTGAGGATTTTGCTAAAACCATCAGCGGAATCATGAACCTATTCTTGGTAGGATTCTTGAAAAAATACCGTGCAATCCAAGCCTCGGACGTGGCAAAGGCTATCTGTTCAGTAAGCGTAAATAGCCAAAAGCCCGAAGGCCTTCGTATTCTTGAATCGGACCTTATTCAAAAAATTGCGGACACGGAAACTAACCGATAA
- a CDS encoding S9 family peptidase encodes MKHNLKATLIVFLSFLTLSAFAQEKKDITLESIFKQGAFGSRSVYGVNWMNDGRYYSSLKSDRNSSFVVKFDIVKNAAIDTLVDTRQLRTIDNEFPRFSGYSFNADETQALLTTSFERIYRRSSKAVYYLYNIERNTLRVLADGKKVSYATFSPDGKKVAYTRDNNLYVANLANLNETAITTDGEWNKIINGSADWVYEEEFSMAKAFKWSPDSKRIAFLRFDESGVKEYNMQIWGNLYPKDYKFKYPKAGEDNSLIEVKVYDTSNGQTVSMDIGQETDIYVPRIYWTSKAGQLSILRLNRLQNRMDILHGNTASGATVTALTETAKTYVDLDYNDNLTYLKNDKGIIRTSEQDGYKHIYWHSADGQQTRQITKGDWEVTELVGVNQKSKKIYFISTETSPLQRELYVIGMNGRGKKKLSKLEGTNRVNMSKDHAYYINYYSSLTTPNTVTLHRSSGKQLSVLEENKATLERLEGYKIGEKKFFDFTTEENISLNGYMVYPADFDKNKKYPVLMYVYGGPGSQNVKNSFPSSRDRWFNMLANKGYIVACVDNRGTGFRGRDFKHVTYKNLGKYESQDQISAAKYLGSLPYVDKGRIGIWGWSYGGYMSSLCLFTGNDVFKAAIAVAPVTNWRFYDSIYTERYMQRPQDNPTGYDAFSPVFHASKLKGNFLLVHGTGDDNVHFQNAVELVNELVKTDKQFESFYYPNRNHGIYGGNTTMHLYRMLTNFVMNKL; translated from the coding sequence ATGAAACACAACCTAAAAGCAACCCTTATAGTATTCCTTTCCTTCCTGACTTTATCGGCTTTCGCCCAGGAAAAAAAGGACATCACGCTCGAAAGCATTTTCAAACAAGGCGCATTCGGGTCCCGTTCCGTATACGGAGTCAATTGGATGAACGACGGGCGCTATTACAGCTCCCTGAAATCGGACCGCAACAGCTCTTTCGTGGTTAAATTCGACATTGTCAAAAACGCGGCTATCGACACGCTCGTCGATACACGCCAACTCAGAACAATCGACAACGAGTTCCCTCGCTTTTCAGGCTATTCGTTCAATGCGGACGAAACCCAAGCCCTGCTCACCACCTCTTTCGAACGGATTTACAGAAGATCTTCAAAAGCGGTATACTACCTTTATAATATTGAGCGCAACACTCTCAGAGTTTTGGCCGACGGAAAAAAGGTGTCGTACGCCACGTTCTCACCCGACGGAAAGAAAGTGGCCTACACAAGAGACAATAACCTCTATGTAGCCAACCTTGCTAACCTGAACGAAACCGCCATCACGACAGACGGCGAGTGGAACAAAATAATCAACGGTAGCGCCGACTGGGTTTACGAGGAAGAATTCTCGATGGCCAAAGCCTTCAAATGGTCTCCGGACAGCAAACGCATCGCTTTCCTCCGCTTCGACGAATCGGGCGTAAAGGAATATAACATGCAGATTTGGGGCAACCTTTATCCGAAAGACTACAAATTCAAATACCCGAAAGCCGGCGAAGACAACTCGCTTATCGAAGTGAAAGTCTACGACACTTCAAACGGACAGACCGTAAGCATGGACATCGGGCAGGAAACCGACATCTACGTACCGCGCATTTACTGGACATCAAAAGCCGGACAGCTTTCGATCCTCAGACTCAACCGTCTGCAAAACCGCATGGACATCCTTCACGGCAACACCGCTAGCGGAGCCACGGTAACGGCCCTTACCGAAACGGCCAAAACTTACGTCGATCTCGACTACAACGATAATCTCACGTACCTGAAAAACGACAAGGGAATTATCCGTACAAGCGAGCAGGACGGCTACAAGCACATCTACTGGCACAGCGCCGACGGCCAACAAACCCGCCAAATCACCAAAGGCGATTGGGAAGTGACCGAACTTGTCGGAGTAAACCAGAAATCAAAGAAAATCTACTTCATCTCTACCGAAACGTCTCCGCTCCAAAGAGAGCTCTACGTAATCGGGATGAACGGAAGAGGCAAAAAGAAGCTCAGCAAACTCGAAGGAACCAACCGAGTGAACATGAGCAAAGACCACGCTTACTACATCAACTATTATTCTAGCCTCACCACTCCAAATACCGTAACGCTCCACCGCTCAAGCGGAAAGCAACTGAGTGTTTTGGAAGAGAACAAAGCCACTTTGGAGCGCCTCGAAGGCTACAAAATCGGCGAAAAGAAATTCTTCGACTTCACTACGGAAGAGAACATCTCGCTCAACGGCTACATGGTTTATCCGGCCGATTTTGACAAGAACAAAAAGTATCCGGTTCTGATGTACGTTTACGGCGGCCCTGGCTCACAAAACGTAAAGAACAGCTTCCCGTCGTCGCGTGACCGCTGGTTCAACATGTTGGCCAACAAAGGCTACATCGTCGCTTGCGTAGACAACCGCGGCACAGGCTTCCGCGGACGCGATTTCAAACACGTCACTTACAAGAACCTAGGTAAATACGAGTCGCAAGACCAAATCAGCGCCGCCAAATACCTCGGTTCGCTCCCATACGTTGACAAAGGCCGAATCGGAATCTGGGGATGGAGCTACGGTGGCTACATGTCGTCGCTTTGCCTCTTCACCGGCAACGACGTATTCAAAGCGGCCATCGCCGTGGCGCCCGTAACCAACTGGCGCTTCTACGACAGCATTTACACCGAGCGCTACATGCAACGCCCGCAAGACAACCCTACCGGATACGACGCATTCTCCCCTGTATTCCACGCCTCGAAGCTCAAGGGTAACTTCCTGCTCGTTCACGGCACCGGCGACGACAACGTCCACTTCCAAAACGCTGTGGAATTGGTTAACGAACTCGTAAAAACGGATAAGCAATTTGAGTCGTTCTACTACCCGAACCGCAACCACGGAATCTACGGCGGAAACACGACCATGCACCTTTACCGTATGCTTACGAACTTCGTGATGAACAAGCTTTAA
- a CDS encoding OmpA family protein, producing MPTFDNLHKRAYYRDNKKLEKILSLEKEGQFVKLYPILHKYVDNFGIRNFYRDTRLLWLLAKITEEYGNPENAKLLYSMVLRHHRKGDPIMKLVPKDQLSQDKASDYIPLDYYYELVEYRQYIDTLRPPVGVRQNMGHLINSDKSDYAPFLRPDNERLIFTSKRMETNDGIRVTRHENIYFSDSDDGDWSEANLLPGVNSRNNEGSVCISADGTRLYFARCDAPDCYGNCDIFEATLDERGQWGNVKNLGINVNSNAWDSHPSLSPSGDTLYYASDRLGGFGLSDIYFTTRKKDGTWTPAKNCGPVINTRGNDVSPFFHPARNVLYFSSDGHPLNFGAQDIYKSHKIGTSNWSDPLNIGPLVNSEQSEFYFTIDGTFNRIFYAKSIENKLSNLDLYSFPLPMEAHPDANTSLTGSLVDAEDDEPFTGIVSVIDLEQGIEVAPKFLNKDGEFQFNLIDKRKYLLVIQGDDFFRIEKVIFLDGDTDISENTSAISRKLKFESIRFENGKSDILPAMYADLNKVANFMLDHPNFKLKISGHTDSSGDEEFNKELSQKRADAIMNYISFIKDVPEQRIEAIGHGSSKPISKTDMSLNRRVEFEIYRPSEEELKKLREQIDNAPEDQLDDW from the coding sequence ATGCCCACGTTTGACAACCTACACAAGCGGGCATATTATAGGGACAACAAAAAACTGGAAAAGATCCTTTCGCTGGAAAAGGAAGGCCAGTTCGTAAAACTATATCCGATACTTCATAAATATGTCGATAATTTCGGGATTCGCAATTTTTATCGCGACACAAGACTGCTCTGGCTTTTGGCAAAAATCACCGAAGAATACGGAAATCCCGAAAATGCCAAATTGCTGTACTCAATGGTCCTTCGCCACCATAGAAAAGGCGACCCGATAATGAAACTGGTCCCGAAAGACCAATTGTCGCAGGACAAAGCATCCGATTATATCCCTCTGGACTATTACTACGAGCTGGTTGAGTACAGACAGTATATCGACACGTTAAGGCCTCCCGTCGGCGTACGCCAAAACATGGGCCATTTGATCAACTCCGATAAATCAGACTACGCTCCGTTCTTGCGACCTGACAACGAACGTTTGATCTTCACGTCAAAAAGGATGGAGACCAACGACGGAATCCGTGTCACACGCCATGAAAACATCTACTTCAGCGACAGTGACGACGGAGATTGGAGCGAAGCCAACTTACTCCCCGGCGTAAACAGCCGAAACAACGAAGGCTCCGTCTGCATCAGCGCCGACGGTACCCGACTATACTTCGCGCGCTGCGACGCCCCGGACTGCTACGGCAATTGCGACATATTCGAGGCCACGCTGGACGAACGCGGACAATGGGGTAATGTAAAAAACCTCGGCATAAACGTAAACAGCAACGCCTGGGACTCCCACCCGTCGCTTTCGCCGTCGGGCGATACGCTTTATTACGCCTCCGACCGTTTGGGCGGTTTCGGGCTCAGCGACATTTACTTTACAACCCGCAAAAAAGACGGAACCTGGACGCCCGCCAAAAACTGCGGTCCAGTGATTAATACGAGAGGAAACGACGTTAGCCCGTTTTTCCATCCGGCCAGAAACGTCTTATACTTTAGCTCAGACGGGCATCCGCTAAACTTCGGAGCGCAAGACATTTATAAATCCCATAAAATAGGCACTTCGAATTGGAGCGACCCGCTGAACATCGGCCCGCTTGTCAACAGCGAGCAAAGCGAATTTTACTTTACAATCGACGGAACCTTTAACCGGATTTTCTACGCCAAATCGATAGAGAACAAACTAAGCAACCTTGACCTATACTCCTTCCCCCTACCGATGGAAGCGCACCCGGACGCCAATACATCGCTGACGGGCTCGTTGGTGGATGCGGAAGACGATGAGCCTTTTACCGGAATCGTATCGGTCATTGACCTTGAGCAAGGTATTGAAGTCGCACCAAAATTCCTGAATAAGGACGGTGAGTTTCAATTCAACCTTATTGACAAAAGGAAATACTTATTGGTAATACAGGGCGATGATTTTTTCAGAATAGAAAAAGTAATCTTTCTGGATGGCGACACCGACATATCGGAAAACACCAGCGCTATTTCACGCAAACTGAAATTCGAATCCATCCGTTTCGAAAACGGCAAATCGGATATATTGCCCGCCATGTACGCCGACTTGAATAAGGTGGCCAATTTCATGCTGGACCACCCGAATTTCAAGCTGAAGATTTCGGGGCATACGGATTCTTCCGGCGACGAGGAATTCAACAAAGAGCTTTCCCAAAAACGCGCCGACGCCATCATGAATTACATCTCCTTCATAAAGGATGTTCCCGAACAGCGGATTGAGGCCATCGGTCACGGAAGTTCCAAACCTATCAGCAAAACCGACATGTCTCTCAACCGCCGTGTAGAATTCGAAATCTACAGGCCTAGTGAAGAGGAACTGAAAAAATTGCGTGAACAAATCGATAACGCCCCCGAAGACCAGCTAGACGATTGGTAA
- the lon gene encoding endopeptidase La: MNKSHNTFLSSLTLSELQDDDSGELISLLPEDDDSELEAESGLPDTLPILPVKNTVLFPGVVIPITVSRSKSISLVKEAYKGTRIIGVVAQKNNSEDPGLEDIYGVGTLAKIVKMLVLPDGNTTIIIQGRKRFRLGEVVTQEPYWKATFDVLSDMALDEDDEETKAILESVRESAYRMLRLNPDLPQEAQTALDNIDNYTFLMHFLSSNLQVEVKDKQALLEIENPKERASTLLEFMLKEVQMLELKREIQSKVNSDIDAQQRDYYLRQQMKVLQDELGQEGPDVEVRELKKKAAKKKWPKEIAAHFEKECDKLLRLNPSAPEYPVALNYVEFMVDLPWGEVTEDNLDLKHAKKVLDSAHFGLEKVKERIIEYLAVLKLKKDLKGPILCLYGPPGVGKTSLGKSVAEALGRKYVRLALGGLHDESEIRGHRKTYIGAMSGKILQNVKKSGTDNAVFVLDEIDKVSSDFRGDPSSALLEVLDPEQNNAFNDNYLEVSYDLSNTLFIATANSLDTIQPALRDRMEIIELSGYTLEEKTEIAKRHLIPKQIEENGLTADQVKFGKPAIVKIIDGYTRESGVRNLERKIGSVVRKIAKSVALEEDYEKEVTPEKVVEFLGSEIFDKELYQDNKLAGVVTGLAWTSVGGEILFIESSLSKGKGKLTLSGQLGDVMKESAITALSYLRTQADELGIDHEVFDNYDLHVHVPAGAVPKDGPSAGITMLTSLASIYTQRKVKSRLAMTGEITLRGKVLPVGGIKEKILAAKRAGIKEIILSVKNRKDIEEIDERYIKGLTINYVEAVDEVLDIALLKDKVKKPMKFVIDKKG, encoded by the coding sequence ATGAATAAAAGTCATAATACATTCCTTAGTTCATTAACATTGTCCGAATTGCAGGATGACGATTCAGGAGAATTGATCTCTCTGCTTCCCGAAGATGATGATAGTGAACTGGAGGCCGAAAGCGGTTTGCCGGATACTTTGCCTATTTTGCCTGTAAAGAATACCGTACTCTTTCCGGGGGTGGTAATTCCGATTACCGTTAGTCGCAGCAAATCTATTTCTTTGGTGAAAGAGGCCTATAAAGGCACTCGCATTATTGGCGTAGTGGCTCAGAAAAATAATAGCGAAGATCCGGGACTGGAGGATATTTACGGTGTGGGCACACTTGCCAAGATCGTGAAGATGCTCGTGTTGCCTGACGGAAACACCACAATCATTATCCAGGGCCGTAAGCGCTTCCGCTTGGGCGAAGTGGTGACTCAGGAACCTTACTGGAAAGCTACGTTCGACGTTCTCAGCGACATGGCGCTTGACGAGGACGACGAAGAGACCAAAGCGATTCTGGAATCGGTAAGGGAGTCGGCTTACCGCATGTTGCGCCTCAATCCGGATTTGCCTCAAGAGGCCCAAACGGCTCTTGACAATATCGATAACTACACTTTCCTGATGCATTTCCTTTCCTCGAACCTGCAGGTCGAGGTGAAGGACAAGCAGGCTCTGCTCGAAATCGAGAACCCTAAGGAAAGGGCGTCCACTTTGCTTGAGTTTATGCTCAAGGAAGTGCAGATGCTTGAGCTTAAGCGTGAGATCCAGAGCAAGGTCAATTCCGATATCGACGCCCAACAGCGCGACTACTATTTGCGCCAGCAAATGAAAGTGCTTCAGGACGAGCTCGGGCAGGAAGGCCCTGACGTGGAAGTGCGCGAGCTGAAGAAAAAAGCGGCGAAAAAGAAATGGCCGAAAGAAATTGCCGCCCATTTCGAGAAGGAATGCGATAAGTTGCTTCGCCTTAACCCTTCGGCGCCGGAATATCCCGTAGCGCTGAACTACGTTGAGTTTATGGTCGATTTGCCTTGGGGTGAAGTGACCGAGGATAATCTGGATCTTAAGCACGCCAAAAAAGTGTTGGATTCGGCGCACTTTGGCCTTGAGAAAGTCAAGGAGCGTATTATCGAATACTTGGCGGTATTGAAGCTGAAGAAAGACCTCAAAGGACCGATTCTTTGCCTTTACGGCCCTCCGGGTGTTGGTAAAACATCGTTGGGTAAATCAGTGGCTGAAGCTTTGGGTCGTAAATACGTTCGTTTGGCTTTGGGCGGTTTGCATGACGAGTCCGAGATCCGTGGCCACCGTAAGACTTATATCGGCGCAATGTCGGGTAAGATCTTGCAGAACGTAAAGAAGTCGGGAACGGACAACGCCGTTTTTGTTCTTGACGAAATCGATAAGGTGAGCTCTGATTTCCGTGGGGATCCGTCTTCCGCTTTGCTTGAGGTTTTGGATCCGGAGCAGAACAACGCTTTCAACGATAATTATCTGGAAGTAAGCTACGATTTGTCGAACACGCTTTTCATCGCTACGGCAAACTCGCTTGACACTATACAGCCGGCTTTGCGCGACAGGATGGAAATCATCGAACTGTCGGGTTATACGCTGGAAGAGAAAACGGAAATTGCCAAAAGGCACCTTATTCCGAAGCAAATCGAGGAAAATGGTCTGACAGCCGATCAGGTTAAGTTCGGCAAGCCTGCGATCGTGAAAATTATCGACGGATATACTCGCGAGTCTGGCGTTCGTAACCTTGAGCGCAAGATCGGAAGCGTGGTTCGCAAGATCGCCAAGTCGGTGGCTTTGGAAGAGGATTACGAAAAAGAGGTTACGCCGGAGAAAGTGGTGGAATTCCTCGGAAGCGAAATCTTCGACAAGGAGCTTTACCAAGACAATAAGTTGGCCGGTGTGGTTACGGGCTTGGCTTGGACCAGTGTTGGCGGTGAAATTTTGTTTATCGAATCTAGCCTTAGCAAAGGCAAGGGCAAATTGACGCTTTCGGGCCAGCTTGGCGACGTGATGAAAGAATCGGCGATTACGGCGCTTTCATACCTCCGTACCCAAGCCGATGAGCTAGGAATCGATCACGAAGTGTTCGATAACTACGATTTGCACGTACACGTTCCGGCCGGAGCGGTGCCGAAAGACGGTCCTTCCGCCGGTATTACGATGCTTACATCACTCGCTTCGATTTATACGCAACGCAAAGTGAAATCCCGTTTGGCTATGACCGGCGAGATCACTCTTCGTGGCAAAGTGTTGCCTGTGGGCGGAATCAAGGAAAAAATCCTTGCGGCCAAACGCGCCGGCATCAAGGAGATTATCCTTTCGGTTAAAAACAGAAAAGACATCGAGGAAATCGACGAGCGTTATATCAAAGGCTTGACGATTAACTATGTGGAGGCGGTGGACGAAGTTCTGGACATCGCTCTGCTGAAAGATAAAGTGAAAAAACCCATGAAGTTTGTCATTGACAAAAAGGGTTGA
- the porQ gene encoding type IX secretion system protein PorQ, translating into MIYPSKFKNVFIQNLRVGILIPLVTVFLFSGKAQAQYGGRNSFPFLDLPAGAEALALGGVGLTGKSAQSFWNNPASLDKDADNVASFGYAWYPANMGLSRASYSRDFEKTGMWAIGIAYLGHGDIDAYDDTGNKTGTFNASDYVITLGKSHQMGPFRMGLNLKYAESRIDSYKASAILLDIGGRFEHPKKDLAVDLVVTNIGAEVSRFEDQALDLPLDVRLGASFKPEHMPVRFHLAVFGLGSSGEIYSDPDNPNKEEGDEPSGADKVLTHMSLGGEIIFSPKFVARLGYNGAYQYELQQEGAGGLSGFSGGFGLKLKRFRFDYAMGGKHASGAAHQISLSVNLSKTEISL; encoded by the coding sequence ATGATATATCCCAGTAAGTTTAAAAACGTTTTTATTCAGAACCTCCGGGTCGGAATCCTGATCCCCTTAGTGACGGTTTTTCTGTTTTCCGGAAAAGCTCAGGCTCAGTACGGAGGACGTAATTCTTTTCCGTTTCTGGATTTGCCCGCTGGTGCCGAGGCTTTGGCTTTGGGTGGTGTCGGTTTGACGGGGAAATCTGCTCAGTCGTTTTGGAATAATCCGGCGTCATTGGATAAGGATGCGGACAATGTGGCGTCGTTTGGCTACGCTTGGTATCCGGCAAATATGGGGCTCAGTAGGGCCAGTTATTCCCGTGATTTTGAAAAGACCGGAATGTGGGCTATTGGCATTGCGTATTTGGGCCACGGAGATATTGACGCGTATGATGATACGGGAAATAAAACCGGAACCTTCAACGCTTCTGATTACGTGATTACGCTTGGAAAAAGCCATCAAATGGGCCCTTTCCGAATGGGCTTGAACCTTAAATACGCCGAATCCAGAATTGATTCGTATAAAGCCTCGGCTATTTTGCTCGATATCGGAGGTAGGTTTGAGCATCCCAAAAAGGATCTGGCCGTCGATTTGGTGGTTACGAATATTGGTGCGGAAGTTTCCCGCTTTGAAGACCAAGCGTTGGACTTGCCTTTGGATGTTCGCTTAGGCGCAAGTTTTAAACCCGAGCATATGCCTGTGCGGTTTCATTTGGCTGTTTTTGGTTTGGGCTCCAGCGGAGAAATTTATTCCGACCCTGACAACCCGAACAAAGAGGAAGGCGACGAGCCCTCAGGTGCGGATAAAGTGCTTACGCATATGTCGCTTGGTGGTGAAATCATCTTTAGCCCAAAATTTGTCGCAAGGTTAGGCTATAATGGGGCGTATCAGTATGAACTTCAACAGGAAGGAGCTGGCGGATTGTCTGGTTTTTCGGGCGGTTTCGGTTTAAAATTAAAACGCTTCCGCTTCGATTACGCAATGGGAGGGAAACACGCTTCGGGCGCCGCCCATCAGATTTCCTTGTCGGTGAATTTGTCCAAAACAGAAATCAGCCTTTAA
- a CDS encoding GNAT family protein, translating to MREFKIRLESLGESHRASFYPWVKDEEAVRYSLSAFQRMKTDADTDKWFDGVLSEKGTVNKAVVLHDTDVCVGYAGLCKMSKANKSAEYFIFIGDRSNWGKGIGSLVTKMILNIGFGELGLNRITLTVSEPNVWAVKAYRRSGFQMEGRLRQACLRDGEYHDKFAMSILRDEWEKQNHKNIHIC from the coding sequence ATGCGTGAGTTTAAAATCAGATTGGAATCTTTGGGAGAAAGCCATCGTGCGTCTTTTTATCCTTGGGTAAAAGATGAAGAAGCCGTGCGTTATTCCCTAAGTGCTTTCCAGCGGATGAAGACTGACGCCGATACAGATAAGTGGTTTGACGGTGTGCTGTCCGAGAAAGGAACCGTAAATAAGGCGGTGGTTTTGCATGATACGGATGTTTGTGTAGGCTATGCTGGATTATGCAAAATGTCTAAAGCGAACAAGTCCGCCGAGTATTTCATTTTTATAGGTGACCGTTCGAACTGGGGCAAAGGAATTGGTTCCTTGGTAACGAAAATGATCCTAAATATCGGTTTCGGAGAGCTGGGGCTCAACAGAATTACCCTAACGGTTTCGGAACCGAACGTTTGGGCGGTGAAGGCTTATCGCCGTTCGGGCTTTCAGATGGAAGGCCGATTAAGACAAGCTTGTCTGCGTGACGGGGAGTATCACGATAAATTCGCGATGTCGATATTGCGTGATGAGTGGGAAAAACAGAATCATAAAAACATTCATATATGTTAG